A single Lactuca sativa cultivar Salinas chromosome 8, Lsat_Salinas_v11, whole genome shotgun sequence DNA region contains:
- the LOC111893584 gene encoding formin-like protein 13, translating to MYATNQQPGTIKLKRAPESDASELKTLFSATNPHSEKPSKPKSKAANKPQKVLLIEHRRAFNCEIILSKVKTPLPGLMEHVLNLDELAMDADQVDNLIKFCPTKEEMELLKGYKGEPEALGKCEQFFLELMKVPRWESKLRVFFYKLKFTTLVADQMKNLNDLYLSVEQLMSSVKLRRVLQKVLSLRNALNLGTTRGAAVGFRLDSLLILNETCGSSNKMTLMHYLCKVLADKLPELLDFSKDLGSLEPASKIQIKNLAENMQLITKGFERVIQEKKLCKNDGHGSKKFRKSLKTFLASAEPDMKSMASLFSQVGKRLDGLIIYFGEDPMKCPYEKVVETLFKFVRMFNQARDENCKQIEAEKKAAQKAAEQERLKAEENEKSKVQNHSKMESELIRNKTPIESAEYCFLFFPFYIIKKWWKNRSGVLVAAASACVPAFFDEKKGNDLVLIDEEEGFPW from the exons ATGTATGCCACCAATCAACAACCAGGAACTATAAAACTTAAACG GGCACCAGAGAGTGATGCGTCGGAACTTAAAACACTCTTTTCAGCAACAAATCCACATTCTGAAAAGCCCTCAAAACCAAAATCTAAAGCAGCTAATAAACCCCAAAAAGTACTACTG ATTGAGCATAGGCGGGCATTCAACTGTGAAATCATTCTTTCAAAGGTGAAGACACCATTGCCTGGATTGATG GAACATGTCCTTAATTTGGATGAATTAGCAATGGATGCTGATCAGGTGGATAACCTTATAAAGTTCTGTCCTACAAAGGAGGAGATGGAACTACTTAAG GGCTATAAAGGAGAACCTGAGGCGTTGGGCAAATGTGAACAG TTCTTCTTAGAGTTAATGAAAGTTCCACGTTGGGAATCTAAACTCAGAGTTTTCTTTTATAAGTTAAAGTTTACTACACTG GTTGCAGATCAGATGAAAAACCTAAATGATTTATATTTATCAGTAGAACAG CTTATGAGTTCTGTAAAGCTGAGAAGAGTCTTGCAGAAAGTTCTTTCTCTTAGAAATGCTTTGAACCTGGGAACTACGAGAG GCGCTGCTGTTGGGTTCAGATTGGACAGCCTCTTAATACTTAATGAAACATGTGGCAGTAGCAATAAAATGACTCTTATGCATTATCTTTGTAAG GTGCTTGCAGACAAACTGCCTGAACTCCTAGACTTTTCCAAGGATCTTGGCAGCTTGGAGCCCGCATCAAAG ATACAGATAAAAAACTTGGCAGAAAATATGCAATTGATTACAAAAGGATTTGAGAGAGTAATCCAAGAAAAGAAATTGTGTAAAAATGATGGACATGGGTCTAAAAAATTTCGGAAG TCTCTGAAAACATTTCTTGCTTCTGCGGAACCTGACATGAAGTCCATGGCCTCACTCTTCTCTCAAGTG GGTAAAAGATTGGATGGTTTAATTATTTACTTTGGAGAAGACCCTATGAAATGTCCATATGAAAAAG TTGTTGAAACTTTGTTTAAGTTTGTGAGAATGTTTAATCAAGCCCGTGATGAAAACTGCAAGCAAATAGAGGCGGAGAAAAAGGCAGCACAAAAAGCAGCCGAACAAGAAAGATTAAAGGCAGAAGAAAACGAAAAGTCAAAAGTACAAAATCATTCAAAAATGGAGTCCGAACTAATAAGAAATAAAACTCCTATAGAAAGTGCTGAATACTGTTTTTTATTTTTCCCtttctatataattaaaaaatggtGGAAAAATAGAAGCGGCGTTCTGGTTGCAGCAGCCAGTGCATGTGTTCCAGCCTTCTTTGATGAAAAAAAGGGTAATGATCTGGTGTtgattgatgaagaagaagggttCCCATGGTGA